Proteins found in one Phalacrocorax carbo chromosome 14, bPhaCar2.1, whole genome shotgun sequence genomic segment:
- the EPB41L1 gene encoding band 4.1-like protein 1 isoform X2 yields MTTETGPGSEVKNTQEEAPQQQPEAAAHGPTAAAANPAGRDAESNEKPSTQSDARNTEPSTEMEEKDYSETDGLSDKTTPSKTQKSPQKTTKKVKSALCRVTLLDASEYECEVEKHARGQILFDMVCEHLNLLEKDYFGLTFCDSDSQKNWLDPSKEIKKQIRSGPWNFAFTVKFYPPDPAQLTEDITRYYLCLQLRADIITGRLPCSFVTHALLGSYAVQAELGDYDAEEHMGNYVSELRFAPNQTRELEERIMELHKTYRGMTPGEAEIHFLENAKKLSMYGVDLHHAKDSEGIDIMLGVCANGLLIYRDRLRINRFAWPKILKISYKRSNFYIKIRPGEYEQFESTIGFKLPNHRSAKRLWKVCIEHHTFFRLVSPEPPPKGFLVMGSKFRYSGRTQAQTRQASALIDRPAPFFERSSSKRYTMSRSLDGASVSENHDAGAEGEKQDEDGEFGSRRRSETEDEEVTTPTKIKELKPEHETTPRHKQEFLDKPEDVLLKHQASINELKRTLKEPNSKLVHRDRDRRLPSSPASSSPKHEDETPKGTPEKASETMEEDTLDDFASEHGASLSMESFTQKSLVSSPEGSEHWVFIERETPRLEAVALKKALGVKKEEAHAGTSEVKMGTSISKAEMAVGKAKEMAGQEEPADAALDTRTRAKMIASPEDFESVWEDEIYEKETRGEPSQEAERLTAGSAEEPQEQGEEATTIEPGLPKPCQQPEEKQRVRILGPDPPQGESEVVSKERASAASRKQEPRVLATATELVKIKVKASDDSSETSATQRIIYLGDPEGEAKVSKTHPLFETSGRLGLEERPEATVTTAGEGPGHVAPAAEGFQPPSSANQQHRAVSGKPAEAPEQPGTGCDGTSLVECPTSGWEEGLPLQQEKASAGLTGCKASEGGEALPCSQEVGPEEMDLRSPVGSLKPCGLTGDGRRAEEHRGSPIQSPDLCTAAEGLSGRTGADVGKEESARVVLQMEELETKLLLSAVSQQCHPHTTAGSEGDKPSAPAPTPFPQQSSPVPEEPAPGAEPEGRDLAQSTSPEIGVGMPKDVKPSVEVVRKEASPVVDKGTPKDVSPVAEVAIHRGTNHDSEEQSQDMGFATWKPHQGASPVAGGPPQSTDAAAEPIQVRDPATGEVAQDMDPIAARATQSKVPDTEEEKPMIKELSQDVGPTSGKLTRDEGCGMEELHHDKSPCMEELPPKAEEPGQSEAIIRDLPHEGPVAGGLLHTADPKAQEPPWDLEFNVGQDLQGRSPTVGETARDSGLVPGQPPQDKSPPKEAADVPHSHSPVAGLCQGSKTYRLSALIYEGGGEPQVSSGTHQTESASLMCMARRTGAVSQERGEVAVAPGSWQDSESYRKTSVASKIKMFEQSEAERRAAREGQECVPEAETLAKAKGKMGLAQDMLLNTGLTSLLAVSVPPVGAVSSVGSLALGREAGSGDASQPLSLKEDVSVDLEHGEDSADLVSPDSGCELTLAEAVSKTQEPSGEEKDLSDPSVKSSLKEENLKTAVPVVFQRAGLREGTEEKAKPPRHKAPESDTGDEEQDQEKDSVFLKDNHLAIERKCSSITVSSTSSLEAEVDFTVIGDFHGTAFEDISRSLPELDKDKSEMEDEGLVSFQHTDKVVPRLEDDVKGGEKVSQPSPDVSQLESPAPKTDAVTLGLRPGMKKPEADSSAPQRVATTDAVQVEGGTPGSRDTTATAHAGTTETALATSDHSTKAGKGAIPTTDFRSLSPITSSSAGKEVLTSIFSATAETLSTSTTTHVTKTVKGGFSETRIEKRIIITGDEDVDQDQALALAIKEAKLQHPDMLVTKAVVYRETEPSPEERDKKPQES; encoded by the exons ATGACGACAGAGACGGGCCCCGGTTCGGAGGTCAAGAACACGCAGGAGGAGGCTCCGCAGCAGCAGCCGGAGGCGGCAGCGCACGGCCCCACCGCTGCAGCCGCCAACCCTGCCGGCCGGGACGCTGAGTCTAATGAGAAGCCCAGCACACAGTCTGATGCCCGAAACACCGAGCCA AGCACAGAAATGGAGGAGAAGGACTACAGTGAGACGGATGGGCTCTCTGACAAAACAACCCCTAGCAAGACCCAGAAGTCACCCCAGAAAACCACCAAGAAAGTGAAGAGTGCCCTGTGCAGAGTGACCCTGCTCGATGCCTCTGAGTATGAATGCGAGGTGGAG AAGCATGCCCGAGGCCAGATCCTCTTCGACATGGTGTGCGAGCACCTCAACCTCCTGGAGAAGGACTACTTCGGCCTCACCTTCTGTGACTCGGACAGCCAGAAG AACTGGCTGGACCCCTCCAAGGAGATCAAGAAGCAGATCCGCA GTGGGCCCTGGAACTTCGCCTTCACTGTGAAGTTCTACCCTCCAGACCCTGCCCAGCTCACGGAGGACATCACAAG ATACTACCTGTGCCTGCAGCTCCGTGCAGACATCATCACGGGGCGCCTGCCCTGCTCCTTTGTCACACACGCCCTGCTGGGCTCCTACGCCGTGCAGGCTGAGCTGGGTGACTATGATGCCGAGGAACACATGGGCAACTACGTCAGTGAGCTCCGCTTCGCCCCCAACCAGACACGGGAGCTGGAGGAGCGCATCATGGAGTTGCACAAGACCTACCG GGGAATGACCCCCGGGGAAGCAGAGATCCACTTCCTTGAGAACGCCAAGAAGCTCTCCATGTACGGGGTGGACCTGCACCATGCCAAG GACTCAGAGGGCATTGACATCATGCTGGGCGTCTGTGCCAACGGCCTCCTCATCTACAGGGACCGGCTGAGGATCAACCGCTTCGCCTGGCCCAAGATCCTCAAAATTTCCTACAAAAGGAGCAACTTCTACATCAAGATCCGCCCGGGTGAG TACGAACAGTTTGAGAGTACCATTGGCTTCAAGCTGCCCAACCACCGCTCTGCCAAGCGTCTCTGGAAGGTCTGCATAGAGCATCACACCTTCTTCAG GCTGGTATCGCCAGAGCCACCCCCCAAGGGCTTCCTGGTGATGGGCTCCAAGTTTCGCTACAGCGGGCGGACGCAGGCGCAGACACGGCAGGCCAGCGCCCTCATTGACCGCCCGGCTCCCTTCTTTGAGCGCTCCTCCAGCAAACGGTACACCATGTCTCGCAGCCTTGACGGAG CCTCCGTCAGTGAGAACCACGACGCCGGGGCAGAGGGCGAGAAGCAGGATGAGGACGGTGAGTTTGGCAGCAGGAGGCGGTCCGAGACAGAGGACGAGGAGGTGACCACCCCAACGAAAATCAAGGAGCTGAAG CCGGAGCACGAAACAACCCCCAGGCACAAGCAGGAG tTTTTAGACAAGCCAGAAGATGTTTTGCTGAAGCATCAGGCCAGCATCAATGAGCTGAAACGGACCCTGAAGGAGCCCAACAGCAAGCTGGTTCACAGGGATCGGGACAGGAGGCTGCCTTCCTCACCAGCATCTTCCTCACCCAAGCATGAGGATGAAACACCAAAGGGAACCCCAGAAAAGGCCAGCGAG ACGATGGAAGAGGACACCCTAGACGATTTTGCATCTGAGCACGGAGCTTCCCTAAGCATGGAGTCTTTCACGCAGAAAAGCCTTGTCTCCTCTCCTGAG GGCTCGGAGCATTGGGTATTTATAGAGAGAGAAACTCCTAGGCTGGAAGCGGTAGCTCTAAAGAAAGCTCTGGGAGTCAAGAAAGAAGAAGCACATGCAGGTACCTCAGAAGTGAAAATGGGCACGAGCATATCAAAAGCGGAGATGGCAGTAGGGAAAGCCAAGGAAATGGCAGGCCAGGAAGAGCCAGCAGATGCAGCCCTGGATACCCGGACAAGAGCAAAAATGATCGCTAGTCCAGAGGATTTTGAGTCTGTCTGGGAGGATGAGATCTATGAGAAGGAAACCAGGGGGGAGCCCAGCCAGGAGGCAGAGCGCCTGACAGCTGGGAGCGCAGAGGAGCCCCAAGAGCAGGGCGAGGAAGCAACCACCATTGAGCCAGGTCTGCCCAAGCCGTGTCAGCAGCCTGAAGAGAAGCAAAGGGTCAGGATTTTGGGACCAGACCCTCCCCAGGGAGAAAGTGAGGTGGTCTCCAAGGAGCGTGCTTCTGCAGCCTCCAGGAAGCAGGAGCCCAGAGTGCTGGCCACAGCCACGGAGCTTGTTAAAATTAAAGTGAAGGCTAGTGACGACAGCTCGGAGACTTCTGCAACCCAGAGGATCATCTACTTAGGAGATCCAGAGGGAGAGGCAAAGGTCAGTAAAACACACCCGCTCTTCGAGACTAGTGGACGGCTTGGCTTGGAGGAGAGACCAGAAGCCACTGTGACCACAGctggagagggacctgggcatgtGGCACCTGCTGCAGAAGGGTTCCAACCCCCTTCCTCAGCAAATCAGCAACACAGGGCAGTGTCTGGAAAACCTGCTGAAGCACCAGAGCAGCCCGGGACAGGCTGTGATGGGACCAGCCTGGTGGAATGTCCCACCTcggggtgggaggaagggctGCCCCTACAGCAAGAGAAAGCATCTGCTGGGCTGACAGGCTGCAAAGCGTCCGAGGGAGGTGAAGCTCTACCATGTTCCCAAGAGGTGGGGCCAGAGGAGATGGATCTGCGAAGCCCAGTGGGAAGCTTGAAGCCATGTGGCCTGACAGGGGATGGCCGCAGGGCTGAGGAGCACAGAGGGAGCCCAATTCAGAGTCCAGACCTCTGCACAGCAGCGGAGGGGCTCTCGGGAAGGACTGGAGCAGACGTCGGCAAGGAGGAAAGTGCCAGAGTGGTTCTTCAGATGGAAGAGTTAGAGACCAAGTTGCTTCTGTCAGCTGTGTCTCAGCAGTGCCACCCCCACACCACCGCAGGGTCCGAGGGGGATAAGCCCAGCGCTCCTGCCCCAACGCCCTTTCCCCAGCAATCCAGCCCTGTCCCTGAAGAGCCAGCCCCAGGCGCTGAGCCTGAGGGCAGAGACCTGGCCCAGAGTACCAGCCCTGAAATAGGTGTGGGCATGCCCAAAGATGTGAAGCCCTCAGTGGAGGTGGTACGCAAGGAGGCAAGCCCTGTAGTAGACAAAGGGACACCCAAGGATGTGAGCCCTGTAGCAGAGGTGGCCATACACAGGGGCACCAATCATGATTCTGAAGAACAATCCCAAGACATGGGCTTTGCTACATGGAAACCACACCAAGGTGCAAGTCCTGTTGCAGGAGGACCACCCCAAAGCAcagatgctgcagcagagccgATACAGGTCAGAGACCCAGCCACAGGGGAGGTGGCCCAGGACATGGACCCCATCGCAGCGAGGGCAACCCAGAGCAAAGTCCCTGACACAGAAGAGGAGAAGCCCATGATAAAAGAGCTCTCCCAGGACGTAGGGCCCACATCAGGGAAGCTGACCAGAGATGAAGGCTGTGGGATGGAAGAATTGCACCATGACAAAAGCCCTTGCATGGAAGAGCTGCCTCCCAAGGCAGAAGAACCAGGACAGTCTGAGGCCATAATAAGAGACCTGCCCCATGAGGGACCTGTGGCTGGAGGGCTGCTGCACACTGCAGATCCCAAAGCACAAGAGCCACCCTGGGACTTGGAGTTTAATGTGGGGCAAGACCTGCAGGGCAGGAGTCCTACAGTAGGAGAAACAGCCAGAGACAGTGGCCTTGTGCCAGGGCAGCCACCGCAGGATAAATCTCCTCCCAAAGAAGCTGCTGATGTCCCGCACTCCCACTCCCCTGTAGCAGGATTATGTCAAGGAAGCAAGACATACCGGCTCTCCGCCTTGATCTATGAAGGCGGGGGAGAGCCGCAAGTAAGCAGTGGGACACATCAAACAGAGTCCGCGTCACTGATGTGCATGGCTAGGAGGACGGGAGCAGTGTCTCAGGAGCGTGGGGAGGTCGCTGTGGCCCCAGGCAGCTGGCAGGACAGCGAGAGCTACAGGAAAACCTCAGTGGCCTCTAAGATCAAGATGTTCGAGCAAAGTGAAGCAGAGCGAAGGGCAGCCCGGGAGGGACAAGAGTGCGTGCCTGAAGCTGAGACGTTGGCAAAAGCAAAGGGGAAGATGGGTCTGGCACAGGACATGCTTTTGAACACAGGCCTCACCTCACTGCTGGCAGTGTCGGTCCCTCCAGTGGGGGCCGTgtccagtgtgggctccttgGCCCTCGGGCGAGAGGCCGGTTCAGGAGACGCCTCCCAGCCTCTCTCTCTGAAGGAAGATGTTTCTGTTGACCTGGAGCATGGAGAAGACAGTGCTGACCTGGTCTCCCCTGACTCTGGCTGCGAACTCACACTGGCAGAAGCTGTG AGCAAAACTCAGGAACCaagtggggaagaaaaggatttATCTGACCCGTCAGTAAAATCCAGCCTGAAAGAAGAGAATTTAAAGACTGCTGTTCCAGTGGTCTTCCAG AGAGCGGGCTTGAGGGAGGGCACCGAGGAGAAAGCTAAGCCACCTCGGCACAAGGCTCCTGAGAGCGACACCGGCGATGAGGAGCAGGACCAGGAGAAGGACTCGGTCTTTCTGAAGGACAACCATCTGGCCATCGAGCGCAAGTGCTCCAGCATCACAGTCAGTTCAACCTCCAGCCTGGAAGCAGAAGTGGACTTCACAGTGATCGGTGACTTCCATGGCACAGCCTTTGAGGACATCTCCCGGAGCCTGCCTGAGCTGGACAAGGACAAGAGTGAAATGGAAGACGAAGGCCTGGTTTCCTTCCAGCATACTGACAAAGTAGTTCCCAGACTGGAAGACGATGTCAAAGGCGGGGAGAAggtctcccagcccagcccagatGTCTCCCAGCTAGAG TCACCAGCCCCAAAAACGGATGCGGTGACTCTGGGCCTGCGGCCGGGCATGAAGAAGCCTGAAGcagacagctctgctcccc